In Leucobacter sp. CX169, a single genomic region encodes these proteins:
- a CDS encoding flavin reductase family protein encodes MTVDASQTPHFAALAEHELVDTARFTGGISPDQLKAVFRHQPGGVALVTADDGSRPIAITVTSVISVSAEPPLFIFSASALSSSTPVLLGSKTVIVHLLTDKNVDLAALGATSGIDRFADTARWDRLPTGEPLFHGVDTWIRGEIVNSFEAGTSTMLVIHALETHTPGADTAGRPLVYHDRTWHAIDENSAIPDPRNT; translated from the coding sequence ATGACCGTAGATGCCTCACAGACCCCGCATTTCGCCGCCCTCGCCGAGCACGAGCTCGTAGATACCGCGCGATTTACCGGCGGCATCTCCCCGGACCAACTCAAGGCGGTGTTCCGCCACCAACCAGGCGGCGTCGCCCTCGTGACCGCCGACGACGGCAGCCGCCCGATCGCCATCACGGTGACCTCGGTCATCTCGGTGAGCGCCGAACCACCCCTGTTCATCTTCTCGGCGTCGGCCCTCTCGTCCAGCACCCCCGTGCTGCTGGGGTCGAAGACCGTGATCGTACATCTGCTCACTGACAAGAACGTCGACCTGGCCGCACTCGGCGCCACGAGTGGCATCGACCGCTTCGCCGACACAGCGCGCTGGGACCGTCTGCCCACCGGGGAGCCGCTGTTCCACGGCGTCGACACCTGGATCCGGGGCGAGATTGTGAACAGCTTCGAGGCGGGAACGTCGACCATGCTCGTCATTCACGCGCTCGAGACCCACACCCCGGGTGCAGACACCGCCGGGCGCCCCCTGGTGTACCACGACCGCACCTGGCACGCGATCGACGAGAACTCGGCGATCCCCGACCCGCGCAACACGTAG
- a CDS encoding dicarboxylate/amino acid:cation symporter, protein MSTATISRPARASRLPKWLTSFGVQIFAALVLGVVLGLIALQLGPDAEGNPNGLLATLDVVGGKYVSILKAAVVPLIFTAIVSSIVGLRKVTNAARLAGQTLLWFAITALISVSIGIALGIILQPGSHGSKTELTPGDPYAVGTWWNFLAGIVPSNFLGLSVGTSADEAGALTSSVNFNVLQVIVLSVVVGIAALKIGEKAEPFIRVTESALSIIQKVLWWIIRLAPIGTLALIGSAVANYGWAKIGSLGWFVGAVYLGLAIVLFVVYPVLVKSHGLSVRQYFSGVWPAVQLAFVSRSSIGTLPLTERVTERNLGVPRGYASFAVPLGATTKMDGCAAIYPAIAAIFIAQFFGLDLSITQYLLIVLVSVVGSAATAGTTGATVMLTLTLSTLGLPLEGVGLLLAVDPILDMGRTAVNVAGQALVPTIVAKREGILDIELYNAPRRGEAFDNADAVGEDAQDPAGETLAEAAAPAVDGREVHVARESADAQSGR, encoded by the coding sequence ATGTCGACAGCGACAATCTCGAGGCCCGCCCGGGCCTCACGTCTCCCGAAGTGGCTGACCTCCTTCGGGGTGCAAATCTTTGCCGCACTCGTGCTGGGCGTAGTGCTGGGCCTCATCGCTCTGCAGCTTGGTCCTGACGCGGAGGGCAACCCGAACGGCCTGCTCGCCACGCTCGACGTGGTCGGCGGAAAGTATGTGTCGATCCTGAAGGCAGCGGTTGTCCCGCTCATCTTCACCGCGATCGTCTCGAGCATCGTCGGCCTGCGCAAGGTCACGAACGCCGCCCGCCTCGCCGGGCAGACCCTGCTCTGGTTCGCGATCACCGCGCTCATCTCGGTCTCGATCGGCATCGCGCTCGGCATCATTCTGCAGCCCGGCTCGCACGGCTCGAAGACCGAGCTGACCCCGGGCGACCCGTACGCGGTCGGCACCTGGTGGAACTTCCTCGCCGGCATCGTGCCGAGCAACTTCCTCGGTCTCTCGGTCGGCACGTCCGCCGACGAGGCTGGCGCACTCACCTCGAGCGTGAACTTCAATGTGCTGCAGGTCATCGTCCTCTCGGTCGTCGTCGGCATCGCGGCGCTCAAGATCGGCGAAAAGGCAGAGCCGTTCATTCGCGTCACCGAGTCGGCGCTCTCGATCATTCAGAAGGTGCTCTGGTGGATCATTCGCCTCGCCCCGATCGGCACCCTCGCGCTCATCGGTAGCGCGGTCGCCAACTACGGCTGGGCCAAGATCGGCTCGCTCGGCTGGTTCGTCGGCGCTGTGTACTTGGGCCTCGCGATCGTCCTGTTTGTGGTCTACCCGGTCCTCGTAAAGAGCCATGGACTCTCGGTTCGTCAGTACTTCTCGGGCGTCTGGCCCGCCGTGCAGCTCGCCTTCGTGAGCCGTTCGTCGATCGGCACCCTGCCGCTGACCGAGCGCGTAACCGAGCGCAACCTCGGCGTGCCCCGCGGCTACGCTTCGTTCGCCGTCCCGCTCGGTGCCACCACCAAGATGGACGGTTGCGCCGCGATCTACCCGGCGATCGCTGCGATCTTCATCGCGCAGTTCTTCGGCCTGGACCTCTCGATCACGCAGTACCTCCTGATCGTGCTCGTCTCGGTCGTCGGCTCCGCCGCCACGGCGGGCACCACGGGCGCAACCGTCATGCTCACGCTGACGCTGTCGACGCTCGGCCTGCCCCTCGAGGGCGTCGGCCTGCTGCTCGCCGTCGACCCGATCCTCGACATGGGTCGTACCGCGGTCAACGTCGCCGGTCAGGCGCTCGTGCCGACCATCGTCGCGAAGCGCGAGGGCATCCTCGACATCGAGCTGTACAACGCTCCGCGACGCGGCGAGGCCTTCGACAACGCCGACGCGGTGGGCGAGGACGCGCAGGATCCTGCCGGAGAAACCCTCGCCGAGGCAGCCGCACCGGCCGTGGATGGCCGCGAGGTGCACGTCGCTCGCGAGTCGGCAGATGCGCAGAGCGGGCGCTAG
- a CDS encoding MerR family transcriptional regulator: MEWSIQQIAGAAGITSRTLRHYDQIGLLVPARVGDNGYRYYDDASLVRLQRILLLRELGLGLPEIADVLDGQVADAEALEAHVRWLEQEAGRIRDQILAVTATIAALQKGESLMPEHMFHGFDPSQYRTEVAERWGPEAAARSEQWWAKLGSAGQQEFQGLHRALQDDYDAAILAGELPEGTLVQAIAARHAAWIAAGWQGRRPGANALRGLADMYVSDPRFAKNYTRVDPKGAEFVRAALHAFAASQPAE, translated from the coding sequence ATGGAATGGTCGATTCAACAGATCGCCGGCGCCGCGGGGATTACTTCGCGCACACTTCGGCACTACGACCAGATCGGGCTGCTGGTGCCCGCGAGGGTCGGCGACAACGGCTACCGCTACTACGACGACGCGTCACTCGTGCGCCTGCAGCGCATCCTGCTGCTGCGCGAGCTGGGCCTCGGCCTGCCCGAGATCGCGGACGTGCTCGACGGCCAGGTCGCGGACGCGGAGGCGCTTGAGGCCCACGTGCGCTGGCTTGAGCAGGAAGCGGGCCGGATCCGGGACCAGATTCTTGCCGTCACCGCAACCATTGCCGCACTACAGAAAGGTGAGTCGCTCATGCCTGAGCACATGTTTCACGGGTTCGACCCGAGCCAGTACCGCACAGAGGTCGCTGAGCGTTGGGGTCCCGAGGCTGCCGCGAGATCCGAGCAGTGGTGGGCGAAACTCGGCAGCGCCGGCCAGCAAGAGTTTCAGGGGCTGCACCGGGCGCTCCAGGACGACTACGACGCCGCGATACTCGCCGGCGAACTCCCGGAGGGAACGCTTGTGCAGGCGATCGCCGCCCGGCACGCTGCCTGGATCGCCGCGGGGTGGCAGGGTCGGCGGCCCGGCGCGAACGCACTGCGCGGCCTCGCCGACATGTACGTCAGTGACCCGCGATTCGCGAAGAACTACACCCGGGTGGACCCGAAGGGCGCGGAGTTCGTGCGCGCTGCGCTGCATGCCTTCGCGGCCTCGCAGCCCGCGGAGTGA
- a CDS encoding CHAP domain-containing protein: MRFHTKATILATISSLTLSLGATPAFATSPVAPISTPVAADAVASVHAPRTPQSLVTEIDTAAATPLEAMIEVSSATSAIPHGFNVEQAIAQATAEIGTSRPTGWSQPGECIMSAQRWIRAGGGNWSGGGNPVSNYVTATRIAYDAVQPGDIVQYEYSSDPTAWVTGVHTVLITGVNGDGTFSIIESNNPGGSGLVQAQSNWTPEPPAGFNAAFWRF, from the coding sequence ATGCGGTTCCATACCAAAGCGACAATTCTTGCGACTATCTCGTCGCTGACACTGTCGCTCGGCGCAACCCCAGCGTTCGCCACCTCCCCCGTGGCCCCCATTTCAACCCCCGTAGCCGCCGACGCCGTAGCGTCCGTGCACGCCCCCCGCACCCCGCAGTCTCTCGTGACCGAGATCGACACCGCCGCGGCCACGCCCCTTGAGGCCATGATCGAGGTCTCGAGCGCGACCTCTGCCATCCCCCACGGCTTCAACGTCGAGCAGGCCATCGCGCAGGCCACCGCCGAGATCGGCACCTCGCGTCCGACCGGGTGGAGCCAGCCCGGTGAGTGCATCATGTCCGCGCAACGCTGGATCCGCGCCGGCGGCGGCAACTGGTCCGGCGGCGGCAACCCCGTCTCAAACTACGTCACCGCCACGCGCATCGCGTACGATGCGGTCCAGCCCGGCGACATCGTCCAGTACGAGTACTCTTCCGACCCCACCGCGTGGGTGACCGGCGTGCACACCGTCCTCATCACCGGCGTGAACGGCGATGGGACCTTCAGCATCATCGAGTCAAACAACCCCGGCGGATCCGGCCTCGTGCAGGCGCAGTCCAACTGGACTCCCGAGCCGCCAGCAGGCTTCAACGCCGCATTCTGGCGCTTCTAA
- a CDS encoding M20/M25/M40 family metallo-hydrolase — translation MEATQASAVVEGADVRGAVELLRDLIRAACVNDGSDASGQEIRAVQVLQRFLAEVPAGSRPIEMQVFEAMPGRASLIARVRGTDASAPALGLLGHLDVVPVDPDGWTRDPHAADLIDGVVWGRGAVDMLYLTAVFACVLRETAIASDAPRGDLVLIAVADEEAGGERGLKWLLRHHGDALRVTEVLSESGGMRMGAHVAIGVGEKGSAGRKLVVSGRPGHASIPFGADNASLRLGQVLARLSEAAPAVQLGPLWNAFIDARVADPLLAERLRDPVRLDAALTELEGIAGYAHAVSRVTISPTVVRAGSAHNVIPGEGRVNLDIRTLPGVDDAEVDELLHALLGPLAEQVHIKHLLGWPASSSPTDTELFASVVRAVTVVSGAPVVPIIAAGGSDLRHFRALGIPCYGFGLLSAGLSYEEYRRRIHGNDERIDVESIALSLAALREVVRDRVGG, via the coding sequence GTGGAAGCAACGCAGGCGAGTGCCGTCGTCGAAGGCGCCGATGTTCGCGGCGCCGTCGAATTGTTGCGGGACCTGATCCGCGCCGCCTGCGTGAACGACGGCAGCGACGCCTCGGGTCAAGAGATCCGGGCGGTGCAGGTGCTGCAGCGATTCCTCGCAGAGGTCCCGGCAGGATCCCGGCCGATCGAGATGCAGGTCTTCGAGGCGATGCCCGGCCGTGCCTCGCTCATCGCCCGCGTGCGTGGCACCGACGCGAGCGCGCCGGCGCTCGGGCTGCTGGGCCACCTCGATGTCGTTCCGGTGGACCCGGACGGCTGGACGCGGGACCCGCACGCCGCCGATCTCATTGACGGGGTGGTGTGGGGGCGCGGTGCCGTCGACATGCTGTACCTCACGGCCGTCTTTGCGTGCGTACTGCGCGAGACCGCGATCGCGAGCGATGCCCCGCGCGGGGATCTCGTGCTGATCGCCGTCGCCGACGAGGAGGCTGGGGGCGAGCGCGGGCTCAAATGGCTGCTGCGGCACCACGGCGACGCGCTGCGGGTGACCGAGGTGCTGTCCGAGTCGGGCGGCATGCGGATGGGCGCGCACGTCGCGATCGGTGTTGGCGAGAAGGGCTCCGCGGGGCGCAAGCTCGTCGTTTCGGGGCGTCCGGGGCACGCGTCCATCCCCTTCGGGGCGGACAACGCGTCGCTCCGCCTCGGGCAGGTGCTCGCCCGTCTCTCCGAGGCGGCCCCCGCCGTGCAGCTCGGCCCGCTGTGGAATGCGTTCATCGACGCCCGTGTCGCCGACCCGTTGCTAGCGGAGCGCCTGCGCGACCCGGTCCGCCTGGACGCTGCACTGACGGAGCTTGAGGGCATCGCGGGGTACGCGCACGCGGTCTCGCGCGTCACGATCTCACCGACCGTCGTGCGGGCAGGATCCGCCCATAACGTGATACCCGGCGAGGGACGGGTGAACCTCGACATTCGCACGCTGCCGGGAGTCGACGATGCAGAGGTGGACGAGTTGTTGCATGCTCTGCTGGGACCGCTCGCCGAGCAGGTGCACATCAAGCATCTGCTGGGCTGGCCGGCGAGCTCGTCGCCCACCGACACCGAACTGTTCGCATCGGTGGTGCGCGCGGTGACCGTGGTCAGCGGGGCGCCCGTGGTGCCGATCATTGCGGCGGGCGGCTCTGACCTGCGCCACTTCCGGGCGCTCGGCATTCCCTGCTACGGATTTGGCCTGCTCAGTGCTGGGCTGAGCTACGAGGAGTACCGTCGGCGCATTCACGGGAATGACGAACGCATCGACGTCGAGTCGATCGCGCTGTCGCTTGCCGCCTTGCGCGAGGTCGTGCGCGATCGGGTCGGCGGCTAG
- a CDS encoding ABC transporter permease — translation MLRLGRGAKILLSTIAALVIICTYVPLMVIVLNSFNSSRVAGWPLDGFSLVWWEKALTNPDVHAAVLNSVIVAAAATAIALVLGTLSSFALQRFKFFGRDVVNLLIILPITLPGIVTGVALSNTFHNVLSPIGIQVGYWGLIISHATFCVVMVFNNVIARLRRMNPNLEEASMDLGAGISQTFRLVTFPQFRSAFIAGGLLAFALSFDEIVVTIFTAPPGVDTLPLWIMNQMARPNEANQVNVVATIIILLSLIPVYFSQKAQQSSDAK, via the coding sequence ATGTTGCGACTCGGCCGCGGTGCCAAGATCCTGCTCAGCACGATCGCCGCTCTCGTCATCATCTGCACCTACGTGCCCCTCATGGTCATCGTGTTGAACTCGTTCAACTCGAGCCGTGTGGCAGGCTGGCCGCTCGACGGCTTCTCCCTCGTCTGGTGGGAGAAGGCGCTGACCAACCCCGACGTGCACGCCGCGGTGCTCAACTCGGTCATCGTTGCCGCGGCCGCGACCGCCATCGCCCTCGTGCTCGGCACGCTGTCGTCCTTCGCGCTGCAGCGGTTCAAGTTCTTCGGCCGCGACGTCGTGAACCTGCTGATCATCTTGCCGATCACGCTGCCCGGCATCGTCACCGGTGTGGCACTCTCGAACACCTTCCACAACGTGCTCAGCCCGATCGGCATCCAGGTGGGCTACTGGGGCCTCATCATCTCGCACGCCACGTTCTGTGTCGTGATGGTGTTCAACAACGTGATCGCACGCCTGCGCCGCATGAACCCGAACCTCGAGGAAGCCTCGATGGACCTCGGCGCTGGCATCAGCCAGACGTTCCGGCTCGTGACGTTCCCACAGTTCCGCAGCGCGTTCATCGCCGGCGGCCTGCTCGCCTTCGCGCTGAGCTTTGACGAGATCGTCGTGACCATCTTCACGGCCCCGCCCGGCGTCGACACGCTGCCGCTCTGGATCATGAACCAGATGGCGCGTCCGAACGAGGCGAACCAGGTCAACGTCGTCGCGACGATCATCATCCTGCTGTCACTCATTCCGGTCTACTTCTCGCAGAAGGCGCAGCAGAGCTCCGACGCGAAGTAG